One window from the genome of Epinephelus moara isolate mb chromosome 5, YSFRI_EMoa_1.0, whole genome shotgun sequence encodes:
- the hap1 gene encoding trafficking kinesin-binding protein 1, translated as TTRGRQSHSGTPSCEFTFTLNPPTPVKLSHSASSPSSSSPPAPLSPPSWPPQAHLDSQSAFSLHEGRGEVPGVLDVDPQAIHLDVGQRPCQDVSTLTDLCSDLPELEIVSLLSEGRPNYTLRADSVFGYDNDDWLHTPLLPPTVALGLTYEQIDETLKYFLLCSDRVGQVTKTYHDIKAVTHLLEEKERDLELAARIGQSLLKQNQEITARNEMLDEQLEIAKEEIAQLRHELSMRDDLLQFYASTEEIENAESHSPIKRNASCSSLSNFVHYDFLQQKLKGLEDENRKLRLEANELTTETTNYEEQEQELMMVCVEELSSVNKQVVDLSEELARKVEDCLRQQEEISSLLAQIVDLQARCKVLTHENEELNQHLSASRESQLNLRSELKDLRDKYSQCEDMLREAREDIKNLRNKSLPNSTVQRYTALASVLPMDSLAAEIEGTFRKGLDTPAPSEYKNHPWRVFETVKVVNKTVRLRSRCHSPGLPGSSPPSTRSSCTSTPRTSYYGSDNASLTLEDKPSSSNSHKEDNSVSGPKRLGQPGTPGGQDLEAALRSLSARQQNHSSERPFFDVERERKLNALAANCDEGEGSSGFLTPNDSLVSSPAASTGTNYSNGSSRHSCGSSGGSRSYLPDRLQIVKPLEGSVTLHQWQQLAKPNLGGILHPRPGVLTKDFRELEVDIQHVYSLNDLEEDEPDLSQLSGAHGMVSPSGPNLPQTSPTHTITTCQVLQPSLLIPSFSTSLHSFGLPSCGNCELVSTSSPSHQQHFGLQGRTTTTTTTNVSTSSPGLLQLLQERGISASPYPHNYLHHSHSTKPSPSTAKDKGGGSPSDKEGRRNIFSLNLVEKLQGLGLHRVAAWGMTDRSGKEKQSVVL; from the exons ACCACCAGGGGGCGCCAGTCCCACAGCGGGACACCCAGCTGTGAGTTTACCTTCACCCTGAACCCTCCCACCCCAGTCAAGCTGTCCCactctgcctcctctccctcctcttcttctcctcctgctcctctttctcctccctcctgGCCCCCACAGGCCCACCTGGACTCCCAGTCAGCCTTCTCCCTCCATGAGGGGCGGGGGGAGGTACCTGGGGTCCTGGATGTGGACCCCCAGGCTATTCATCTTGACGTGGGACAGCGACCCTGCCAAGATGTGTCAACTTTAACAG ACCTTTGTTCAGACCTGCCAGAGTTGGAGATAGTGAGCCTCCTGTCAGAGGGTCGGCCCAACTACACTCTTAGAGCGGACAGCGTGTTTGGATACGACAATGACGACTGGCTGCACACCCCTCTGCTGCCCCCAACAGTCGCTCTGGGACTCACATACGAGCAGATTGACGAGACGCTCAAGTACTTCT TGCTGTGCTCAGACAGAGTGGGCCAGGTCACCAAGACGTATCATGACATCAAGGCAGTCACCCACCTGCTAGAGGAG AAAGAGCGGGATCTCGAGTTAGCAGCGCGGATTGGTCAGTCCCTCCTGAAGCAGAACCAAGAAATAACCGCACGCAATGAAATGCTGGACGAACAGCTTGAAATTGCAAAGGAAGAG ATTGCTCAGCTTCGCCATGAGCTGTCGATGCGAGACGACCTCCTTCAGTTCTATGCGAGCACCGAGGAGATCGAGAACGCTGAATCACACTCGCC AATAAAAAGGAACGCATCGTGCAGCTCTCTCAGCAACTTTGTCCACTATGACTTCCTGCAGCAGAAACTGAAGGGTTTGGAGGACGAGAACCGCAAACTGCGATTAGAG GCCAATGAGCTCACAACAGAAACCACCAACTATGAGGAGCAAGAACAGGAGCtgatgatggtgtgtgtggAGGAACTCT CATCTGTCAATAAGCAGGTAGTCGACCTGTCAGAGGAGCTAGCACGGAAGGTCGAGGACTGTCTGCGACAACAGGAGGAGATCAGCTCACTGCTGGCTCAGATTGTTGACCTGCAGGCCCGTTGCAAAGTG CTGACCCATGAGAATGAGGAGCTGAACCAACACCTGAGTGCCTCACGTGAAAGCCAGTTAAATCTTCGATCAGAG CTCAAAGACCTGCGGGACAAGTACTCGCAGTGTGAGGACATGCTCCGCGAGGCCCGAGAGGACATTAAGAACCTGCGGAATAAGAGCCTACCCAACAGCACGGTGCAGCGTTACACTGCACTTGCCTCTGTCCTCCCCATGGACTCACTGGCAGCTGAGATAGAGGGCACTTTCCGCAAAGGTCTGGACACCCCGGCACCCTCAGAGTACAA GAACCATCCGTGGCgtgtgtttgaaacagtgaagGTGGTGAACAAAACTGTGAGGCTGCGTTCTCGGTGCCACTCCCCAGGGCTGCCAGGCTCCAGCCCGCCGTCCACTCGCTCCAGTTGCACCAGCACCCCTCGAACCAGCTACTATGGGTCCGACAATGCCAGCCTTACACTGGAGGATAAGCCCAGCTCCAGTAATTCTCACAAAGAGGACAACAG TGTTAGTGGACCTAAGCGTCTGGGCCAGCCAGGCACACCAGGAGGCCAGGACCTCGAAGCCGCCTTGCGCAGCCTGTCAGCCCGCCAGCAGAACCATTCCTCTGAGCGGCCTTTCTTTGATGTGGAGCGTGAGCGTAAACTCAATGCCTTGGCAGCAAACTGCGATGAGGGCGAGGGCTCCAGTGGCTTCCTGACGCCAAATGACAGCCTGGTCTCGAGTCCAGCAGCATCGACGGGCACCAACTACTCCAACGGCAGCTCACGGCACTCCTGTGGCTCCTCAGGAGGATCCAGGTCCTACCTGCCCGACCGCCTGCAGATCGTCAAACCTCTGGAAG GCTCGGTGACTCTGCACCAGTGGCAGCAGTTGGCCAAACCAAACCTGGGAGGCATCCTTCATCCACGTCCAGGCGTCTTGACTAAAGACTTCAGGGAGCTTGAGGTTGACATACAGCACGTCTACAGTCTGAACGACCTGGAGGAGGATGAACCAGACCTGTCGCAGCTCTCTGGAGCACATGGCATGG TCTCTCCATCTGGTCCCAACCTCCCTCAGACCTCTCCCACTCATACCATTACCACCTGCCAAGTCCTCCAACCCTCCCTTCTCATCCCCTCCTTCTCCACTAG ccTTCACTCTTTCGGCCTGCCATCTTGTGGGAACTGTGAGCTCGTGAGCACTTCGTCGCCATCCCACCAGCAACACTTTGGCCTGCAAGGCCggaccaccaccaccaccaccacaaacGTATCCACTTCATCACCGGgactcctgcagctgctgcaagaaCGTGGCATCTCAGCCTCACCTTATCCTCACAACTACCTGCACCACAGCCATAGCACAAAACCTTCACCCTCCACAGCAAAAGACAAAGGTGGAGGCTCACCGTCGGACAAAGAGGGGAGAAGGAACATTTTTAGTTTGAACTTGGTGGAGAAGCTTCAAGGTCTGGGCCTACACCGAGTGGCAGCCTGGGGGATGACGGACCGCAGTGGGAAAGAGAAGCAGTCAGTCGTCCTCTAA